The uncultured Flavobacterium sp. genome includes the window AGCTTTTGCAGCTTTTATGGCAATCTTTTTTTCTTCTGAAGTAACTTTTATAACAGAAGCAGTTCCGCCAAGATGAATGTTGGCTCTAAATTCGCCAGGCATTGCTTCACGCTGAATTGCGGCAACAACTTTCCCGTCAATTACAAAACAACGAATATCTTTTCCGTTAGCTTCCTTAATGAATTCCTGAACTAATATGTTTGCATTTAAACTTTTAAAGGCATTGATAACACTTTCTGCTGCTTTTTTGGTTTCTGCCAGAACGACACCTTTTCCTTGAGTTCCTTCGAGTAATTTTACAATTAAAGGTGAACCTCCAACCATTTTAATCAAATTGTCAGTATCTAAAGGAGAATTGGCGAAACCTGTTGTTGGAATGTCAATTCCGCTATTCAGAAGTAATTGTAATGAATATAATTTATCGCGCGATTGTGTTATGGCTGTAGCCGAGTTTAAAACGTAAACTTTCAAAGCTTCGAATTGACGTGTTAAGGCACAACCATAAAACGTAATGCTTGGTCGAATTCTCGGAATAATAGCATCAAATTGGTTTAATATTTTTCCGCCACGGTAATGAATCTCCGGAGTTTTAGCGTCCAGTTTCATGTAGCATTCTTTGATGTTTAAGAAATGCATTTCATGACCACGCATTTCGCCCGCTTCCATGATTCTTTTGTTACTGTATAATTCAGGATTACTGGCAAGAAGCCCAATTCTTAAACCTGAACTTGCTTTTTCAGAGTTTTGGTATAATTCTTTTAAAGATTCTGGTGTAGGTTGTCCAAGTAGGTATTTTTCTTCCGGATCAACCAAGACACGTCCGCTCATGGCTTCACGGCCTAAAAGCATTCTGAAACCCATAGAGTCACGATTGGTTAAAGTCATCTCGATTGGCCATTTTGAATCGCCAATTTTAATACTCGTTTGAATTACATAACGATGTTCTCTAAATCCGCTGGAACTTTTTACAATTCTCTTGTCAACCAAGGGAGCTTCACAATGAATAATGGTTTTGATATTGTTCTGAATAGGATTAATATCAAATTTTACCCAATTGGTATCATTTTTAATAAAAGGAGCTATGTTTATGGCGTGCATTGCCGAAGTTTTGGCGCCAGAATCAACACGAGCCTTGATTGTTGGAATTCCTAGTTCTGGAAATGAGCACCATTCTTCGCTACCTAAAATGACTTTGTTTTGAAGCATACGTTGTTTTTTATTATAGAATTTAATAGCCAAAAATAGCTATTTGCTTTTACTAAAGATAGTAAATTATCTAAAAAAAATACCCGTTATGTTATGAAAACGTAACGGGTAAATTAATTTTGATATAAATTTTAAATAATTTATTGATTTGTTGGCTCTTCGGCTTTGTGTATTTCTACTGAAAGTTCTTGAGAGTCATCTTTCAAATCCATTAAGATTTCGTCACCTGAATGTATTTTTGAAGTAATGATTTCTTCGGCCAATAAATCTTCAACATATTTTTGGATTGCTCTTTTTAGAGGTCTTGCTCCAAATTGTCTGTCAAAGCCTTTCTCTGCAATAAATGCTTTTGCTTTATCAGTAAGTTTTAATGTGTATCCTAGTTCAGAAACGCGAGAATATAATTTTGCAAGTTCAATTTCGAT containing:
- the rimK gene encoding 30S ribosomal protein S6--L-glutamate ligase — protein: MLQNKVILGSEEWCSFPELGIPTIKARVDSGAKTSAMHAINIAPFIKNDTNWVKFDINPIQNNIKTIIHCEAPLVDKRIVKSSSGFREHRYVIQTSIKIGDSKWPIEMTLTNRDSMGFRMLLGREAMSGRVLVDPEEKYLLGQPTPESLKELYQNSEKASSGLRIGLLASNPELYSNKRIMEAGEMRGHEMHFLNIKECYMKLDAKTPEIHYRGGKILNQFDAIIPRIRPSITFYGCALTRQFEALKVYVLNSATAITQSRDKLYSLQLLLNSGIDIPTTGFANSPLDTDNLIKMVGGSPLIVKLLEGTQGKGVVLAETKKAAESVINAFKSLNANILVQEFIKEANGKDIRCFVIDGKVVAAIQREAMPGEFRANIHLGGTASVIKVTSEEKKIAIKAAKAMDLKVAGVDIIRSSKGPLLLEVNSSPGLEGIEGATNKDIAGEMIRAIEKNFKL